A section of the Gallus gallus isolate bGalGal1 chromosome 4, bGalGal1.mat.broiler.GRCg7b, whole genome shotgun sequence genome encodes:
- the LOC124417916 gene encoding serine/arginine repetitive matrix protein 3-like: MLTSLSPRRSDTSGSRSHRTAARTDGAARPAPRAPAPRPTPMSIFITEQPAPRARPGPAPRSRAPGQGRQVAVRESEKGPRGRHREEPLPPLGAARGVRPRSLRRGAREPPSSAKRPAQLPRARPATQVPARPLPGEEQ, encoded by the exons ATGCTCACTTCGCTCTCCCCGCGCCGCTCGGACACGAGTGGCTCACGCTCCCACCGGACAGCGGCGCGCACGGACGGGGCTGCACGCCCCGCACCGCGagcccccgcgccccgcccgaCCCCGATGTCAATATTCATCACGGAGCAGCCGGCGCCCAGAGCCCGCCCCGGGCCCGCCCCCAGGAGCCGAGCGCCGGGTCAGGGCCGACAGGTTGCGGTGCGGGAGAGCGAGAAGGGGCCGCGGGGGCGGCACCGGGAGGAGCCGCTGCCGCCCCTCGGTGCCGCCCGCGGGGTACGGCCGCGCTCGCTGCGGCGCGGCGCCCGCGAGCCTCCGAGCTCCGCGAAGCGCCCCGCGCAACTTCCGCGTGCCCGGCCGGCAACGCAGGTCCCGGCCCGCCCGCTCCCCGGGGAGGAGCAG TGA